Proteins from one Natrinema salinisoli genomic window:
- a CDS encoding sodium:calcium antiporter, with protein sequence MVEEVLEGVVESQGTWFAYLVLAVGAITLTYSVEKLISYLTRAAMGLGVSIFALAIVFTGIEFDDTVVALVFGAGELEQVALGTALGTALAITGITLAVAAIYKPFPVDVPRDYLALLGISPLVLVPFVFVDPLTLGHGLVLVVIFTLLFGYIVYREVQRDVPVFRDSEIAERIEADGGVPIDELAIEDVDSSTVLEEIPEDRYVAERSYEGVFWLGFAAVALLGIVAGAMLLEAGSEAIVESWGIEETVFGATVLTLVLTIENLLLTIEPVRRGIPEIGIGHVIGSVIFSVTANVGVITFVADVTIPRDVLLFHLPAVVVLTAVSAAFISSGRLRHRHGYVLLGLYVVYWLVSLLVLGGVPIPEAL encoded by the coding sequence ATGGTCGAAGAGGTCCTCGAGGGCGTCGTCGAGTCTCAGGGAACGTGGTTCGCGTATCTGGTGCTCGCCGTCGGTGCGATCACCCTGACCTATAGCGTCGAAAAACTCATCAGTTACCTCACGCGGGCGGCGATGGGGCTCGGCGTCTCGATATTCGCGCTCGCGATCGTCTTCACGGGAATCGAGTTCGACGACACCGTCGTCGCGCTCGTGTTCGGTGCCGGCGAGCTCGAGCAGGTAGCGCTCGGGACTGCACTCGGAACTGCCCTCGCGATCACCGGTATCACGCTGGCCGTCGCGGCGATCTACAAACCGTTCCCGGTCGACGTTCCCCGCGACTACCTGGCCCTCCTCGGGATCTCTCCGCTGGTTCTGGTACCGTTCGTCTTCGTCGACCCGCTCACGCTCGGCCACGGGCTCGTCCTCGTCGTGATCTTCACCCTGCTCTTCGGCTACATCGTCTACCGGGAGGTTCAGCGCGACGTTCCCGTCTTCAGGGATTCCGAGATCGCAGAGCGAATCGAGGCCGACGGTGGCGTTCCGATCGACGAACTCGCCATCGAAGACGTCGATAGCAGCACCGTCCTCGAGGAGATTCCCGAAGATCGGTACGTCGCCGAGCGATCGTACGAAGGTGTCTTCTGGCTCGGATTCGCCGCCGTCGCGCTGCTCGGCATCGTGGCCGGGGCCATGCTCCTCGAGGCGGGATCCGAGGCGATCGTCGAATCGTGGGGGATCGAAGAGACCGTCTTCGGGGCGACAGTGCTGACGCTCGTGTTGACGATCGAGAACCTCCTGTTGACGATCGAGCCGGTCCGCCGCGGGATTCCGGAGATCGGAATCGGTCACGTCATCGGCAGTGTCATCTTCTCGGTAACGGCCAACGTCGGCGTCATCACGTTCGTCGCCGACGTGACCATTCCCCGAGACGTTCTCCTCTTTCATCTCCCGGCCGTCGTCGTTCTCACCGCCGTTTCCGCCGCGTTCATCTCGAGCGGGCGACTCCGGCACCGGCACGGCTACGTTCTCCTCGGTCTCTACGTCGTCTATTGGCTGGTCTCGCTGCTCGTCCTCGGTGGTGTCCCAATCCCCGAGGCGCTTTGA
- a CDS encoding ArsR/SmtB family transcription factor, whose protein sequence is MYLLDALGNGTRLAILRKLSRGPMYVSELADATGMDGKTAVHHLSTLEEAGLIASYRRGNRKYYELVRSVELRIAPPPERSFVLQTDDVDEADSPTHG, encoded by the coding sequence ATGTATTTGCTCGACGCCCTGGGAAACGGGACGCGACTCGCCATTCTCAGAAAACTCTCGCGGGGACCGATGTACGTCTCGGAGCTCGCGGACGCGACCGGAATGGACGGAAAAACCGCCGTTCATCACCTTTCGACTCTCGAAGAGGCCGGGCTGATCGCCTCCTATCGGCGTGGAAACAGGAAATACTACGAACTCGTTCGCAGCGTCGAGTTGCGGATCGCACCGCCGCCCGAGCGGAGCTTCGTTTTGCAGACCGACGACGTAGACGAAGCTGACAGTCCCACGCACGGCTAG
- a CDS encoding amphi-Trp domain-containing protein, producing MNDRVEFPDDRTDDRRTITSGFFEREVYLSREETAAFLHDLADQLEAGSSFTISASEWEIPFDHSDPVEVEIEFSEQSERELEIELEFTEPSGSEDLSVR from the coding sequence ATGAACGACCGCGTGGAGTTCCCGGACGACCGGACCGACGACCGGCGGACGATCACGAGCGGCTTCTTCGAACGGGAAGTGTATCTCTCGCGCGAGGAGACGGCGGCCTTCCTGCACGACCTCGCCGACCAACTCGAGGCCGGGTCTTCGTTTACGATCTCCGCCTCGGAGTGGGAGATTCCTTTCGACCACAGCGACCCGGTCGAAGTCGAAATCGAGTTTTCCGAGCAAAGCGAGCGAGAATTGGAGATCGAACTCGAGTTCACGGAACCGAGCGGTAGCGAGGATCTGTCGGTTCGGTAA
- a CDS encoding HalOD1 output domain-containing protein, translating into MTHSLAVDTDAVHERIVTGVAALEGVDPTALPPLFDAVDPDALTAIFATTVSGGERTGRISFRYVGHKVTVEFDGSDVPLVTID; encoded by the coding sequence ATGACACACTCCCTCGCAGTCGATACCGACGCGGTGCACGAACGAATCGTCACCGGGGTTGCGGCGCTCGAGGGAGTCGACCCGACGGCATTACCGCCCCTGTTCGACGCAGTCGATCCCGACGCGCTCACGGCGATCTTCGCGACGACGGTGTCGGGCGGTGAGCGAACCGGCCGGATCAGCTTCAGGTATGTGGGTCATAAGGTAACAGTCGAGTTCGACGGGAGTGACGTCCCCCTCGTGACGATCGATTGA
- a CDS encoding MOSC domain-containing protein — translation MARLERLTVYPVKGLDGIDLERADVLEGGTVAHDREFALFDEEGDVLNGKRTDRVHALDTDFDPETSVLLVEAPDGETRKFDLDADRERAESWFSDFFDEDLSLERDASLGFVDRREMGPSVVSTATLETVASWFDEMTIEGARRRLRANIEVDGVDPFWEDRFVGENAPAFEIGDVRFEGVTPCGRCVVPQRDPDTGEPIEGFQEQFVRKREETFPDWADTDAFDHYYSLMVITRVRDRDRGTPLRVDDPVEIVETQ, via the coding sequence ATGGCACGACTCGAGCGGCTCACCGTCTATCCGGTGAAGGGTCTCGACGGCATCGATCTCGAGAGGGCCGACGTCCTCGAGGGCGGAACGGTGGCCCACGACAGGGAGTTCGCACTGTTCGACGAAGAGGGCGACGTGCTCAACGGGAAACGGACCGATCGAGTTCACGCGCTCGATACCGATTTCGACCCGGAGACGTCAGTGCTTCTGGTCGAAGCGCCAGACGGAGAGACGCGGAAATTCGATCTCGACGCGGACCGCGAACGCGCCGAATCCTGGTTCAGCGACTTCTTCGACGAGGACCTCTCGCTGGAGCGGGACGCGTCGCTCGGGTTCGTGGACCGCCGCGAGATGGGGCCGTCGGTGGTCAGCACGGCCACGCTCGAAACCGTCGCGTCCTGGTTCGACGAGATGACGATCGAGGGCGCACGCCGCCGACTGCGGGCGAATATCGAGGTTGACGGCGTCGATCCGTTCTGGGAGGATCGGTTCGTCGGTGAGAACGCACCGGCGTTCGAGATCGGTGACGTTCGGTTCGAGGGGGTCACCCCCTGCGGTCGCTGCGTGGTCCCACAGCGCGATCCCGACACCGGGGAGCCGATCGAAGGGTTTCAGGAGCAGTTCGTCCGAAAGCGGGAGGAAACCTTCCCCGACTGGGCCGACACGGACGCCTTCGATCACTACTACTCGCTCATGGTCATCACCCGCGTTCGCGACCGCGATCGCGGCACTCCCCTTCGCGTTGACGACCCGGTCGAAATCGTCGAGACTCAGTGA
- a CDS encoding helix-turn-helix transcriptional regulator, which produces MSDRNGLAIETLEYVSRSQNRVRILETLSAEGAVSRESLMAETGVVRTTLQRNLIGLAERGLIRERDQRYELTSAGSLAAAGLSTALERIGAAVRLRPVLERLPADALGFDPNRLADAAVVESTPANPYGPVERHVAALPGVEHARLALPATGANQLEQSRRAIDSGAVFEVVVTEGVAETVRTDPLVSDSFAAIADTDSMTVSVAEDGISFYLGILDETVQIAVYDENGVPTALLESTDERVREWAVDRFDTLERRSEPIEVAE; this is translated from the coding sequence ATGAGCGACCGGAACGGACTCGCGATCGAGACGCTCGAGTACGTGTCGCGATCGCAGAACCGAGTTCGAATCCTCGAGACGCTCTCGGCCGAGGGAGCCGTCTCGAGGGAATCGCTGATGGCCGAAACCGGCGTCGTTCGAACGACGCTACAGCGGAACCTGATCGGGCTGGCGGAACGAGGGTTGATCCGGGAACGGGATCAGCGCTACGAGCTGACGTCGGCCGGGTCCCTGGCCGCGGCCGGACTGTCGACGGCGCTGGAACGAATCGGTGCTGCCGTCCGGCTACGGCCGGTGCTCGAGCGACTCCCCGCGGACGCGCTCGGATTCGATCCGAACCGGCTGGCCGATGCAGCGGTCGTCGAATCGACCCCAGCGAACCCGTACGGACCGGTCGAACGTCACGTAGCGGCCCTCCCTGGGGTGGAACACGCCAGATTGGCGCTGCCGGCGACGGGAGCCAATCAACTCGAACAATCCCGGAGGGCCATCGATTCGGGCGCCGTGTTCGAGGTGGTCGTTACAGAGGGGGTCGCGGAGACGGTGCGGACTGACCCCCTCGTCTCGGATTCGTTCGCGGCGATCGCCGACACCGATTCGATGACCGTCTCGGTCGCCGAGGACGGCATCTCCTTCTATCTGGGAATCCTGGACGAAACCGTTCAGATCGCCGTCTACGACGAAAACGGCGTGCCGACTGCACTCCTCGAGTCGACCGACGAG